A part of Loxodonta africana isolate mLoxAfr1 chromosome 11, mLoxAfr1.hap2, whole genome shotgun sequence genomic DNA contains:
- the ERICH4 gene encoding glutamate-rich protein 4: protein MEQWKQMRQAGLVPLELGPPPRALRGVPPMERPGQAFVLPQTDTDGARERLLWIWEELGNLRRVDTQLLDQLCSLALEMGALRKELEEEEESSEEDEEGEEPQQKQEEEDLEPSCPATGLPDFEMTI, encoded by the exons ATGGAGCAGTGGAAGCAGATGAGGCAGGCTGGGCTGGTGCCCCTGGAGCTGGGCCCACCCCCGAGGGCTTTGAGGGGGGTCCCCCCAATGGAGAGGCCTGGCCAGGCCTTCGTTCTCCCACAGACGGACACTGATGGTGCCAGGGAGAGGCTGTTGTGGATCTGGGAGGAGCTG GGGAACCTCCGCCGAGTAGATACCCAGCTGCTGGACCAGCTGTGCAGCCTGGCGCTCGAGATGGGGGCACTGCGGAAGGAactggaagaggaggaggagagcagtgagGAAGATGAGGAGGGTGAAGAGCCCCAGCAGAAGCAGGAGGAAGAAGACCTGGAGCCTTCCTGCCCAGCCACAGGCCTCCCTGACTTTGAGATGACTATCTGA